A genomic stretch from Acyrthosiphon pisum isolate AL4f unplaced genomic scaffold, pea_aphid_22Mar2018_4r6ur Scaffold_21258;HRSCAF=23449, whole genome shotgun sequence includes:
- the LOC103310883 gene encoding uncharacterized protein LOC103310883, with the protein MSFDCCLKITEVELELLSDYDQLLMTEAAIRGGLTQASMRYAQANNNKVPDYDSSKPESWIAYLDATNLYGWAMCKYMPKDGFKWYEGNLDVENILKLLESSNEKSKIGFSLEVDVLYPQSLHDEHNELPYLPERMVPPGSKIKKLIANLQHKKKYVVHYMALKQALKAGLILEKVHRVLQFNQSPWLQKYIELNTKMRKNALNDFERDFFKLMNNAVFGKTMENVRSRLKMKLVSDEKTCSKLINRNTFKDITIYNENLALIHLDVDELKFDKPIYVGFAILDISKTLIYDFHYNSMVKSYGSNIQLMYTDTDSLIYYIKTSDFYADLLNNPDLLQRMDTSNLPINHPCYCVDRKKLPGTFTDETEGQAITEFVALRAKSYAYNLSGVEKIKAKGVKGHVVKNHMSLADHKQCLLWDGTTVDSDTGRGIAIKQFELFKSTGHTSSTKQYTPYRVNISLRYFKHQMKSISTVKLASNRSDDKRIVLENQINTLALGHYNLE; encoded by the exons AGCAGCAATTAGAGGAGGACTTACACAAGCAAGTATGCGATATGCTCAGGCGAACAACAACAAGGTTCCCGATTATGACTCCTCAAAGCCAGAGTCGTGGATTGCATACCTAGACGCAACAAATCt ctACGGTTGGGCTATGTGTAAATATATGCCAAAGGACGGATTTAAATGGTATGAGGGCAATCTagatgttgaaaatattttaaaattgttggaaAGTTCaaacgaaaaatcaaaaatcggaTTCTCGTTAGAAGTTGATGTATTATATCCTCAATCCTTGCATGACGAGCATAACGAGTTACCGTATCTTCCAGAAAGGATGGTCCCCCCTGGATCAAAGATAAAAAAACTCATTGCCaatttacaacataaaaaaaaatatgttgttcatTATATGGCATTGAAACAAGCTCTGAAAGCAGGATTAATATTAGAAAAg gtgCATCGAGTTTTACAATTTAATCAATCACCATggcttcaaaaatatattgagttGAATACTAAAATGAGAAAGAACGCATTAAACGATTTTGAGAgagacttttttaaattaatgaacaatGCAGTAtttg GGAAGACTATGGAAAATGTAAGAAGTAGATTAAAAATGAAACTCGTTTCTGACGAAAAAACGTGTTCAAAGTTAATTAACCGAAATACGTTTAAggacattacaatttataacgaAAACCTAGCTTTAATACATTTGGATGTAGATGAATTGAAATTCGATAAACCAATATACGTAGGGTTTGCGATTTTGGACATATCAAAgacattaatttatgatttccATTATAACTCTATGGTTAAAAGTTATGGTTCAAATATTCAACTGATGTATACGGATACAG attcattgatatattatataaagacatCTGATTTCTACGCTGATTTGTTGAATAACCCCGATCTTTTACAACGTATGGATACTTCAAACTTACCGATCAATCATCCATGCTATTGTGTTGACAGGAAGAAATTACCTGGGACTTTTACTGATGAAACGGAAGGACAAGCTATAACAGAGTTTGTTGCCCTACGAGCTAAATCATATGCTTATAATCTATCGGGTGTGGAAAAAATCAAAGCGAAAGGTGTCAAAGGTCATGTCGTTAAAAATCATATGAGTTTAGCAGATCataaacaatgtttattatGGGACGGCACAACGGTTGATAGTGATACTGGTAGAGGCATAGCTATAAAACAATTCGAGTTGTTTAAATCTACAGGGCACACATCTTCAACAAAACAGTATACACCGTATCGAGTAAATATATCACTGAGATATTTTAAACATCAGATGAAATCAATTTCAACAGTTAAATTAGCTTCAAACCGATCCGACGATAAGAGGATAGTacttgaaaatcaaattaataccTTGGCTCTTGGACATTACAATTTAGAGTga